The Populus nigra chromosome 4, ddPopNigr1.1, whole genome shotgun sequence genome contains the following window.
TGAAAAGAGACACGCGAGCCCAATTATGGGCTGCTGCTAAAACAGAGCTAGAATTGGCTTGGAACAATGGCAGCACACTGGTGATCCTAGAAGTTAATTGCTAAGTGGTTAATGATCTACTCACCACTTCCATCCACTGAAAGATGCTTCATTAAGCAGAGCTAATAGAGAGGCCATGGGGCAAGGCCAGATATCCAACTGTTGCAGTGAAGCCAATCAATATGCAGTTGATTCTCTGGCTAATACTAGGCAGGAATTTTTCCTTGGATCATTGATTTAAATagttcattaatttaataatataattaaaaaagatattaataaaaaataaaacaaacaataaaaaaaaataacaataattaactgATGCATCCTCCTCTGGGGGCTTTTACAAATTTgagggtctttttttttttttttgagtattGGGATCACCTCCCGAGATTATGTAGAATTGTAGATacttctttttgttcttttcggGCTGAGGCCCCTTATGGCCTTgtgtagataaaaaaatagaatagaatAGAAATAGGGGTATTTGTCAATGTGATTGAAtcgtgtttataaaaaaaaatttattttttttatttaaaattagtttttataattttgaattattttaatgcacttatattaaaattaatttttttaaaatattattataatatatttttaaataaaaaatattttaaaaaataatttctattacACTCTCCAATGACCACAAAAATGAGAGGAAGAGGTGTGTTGAATCtgtatttagaaaattaataaaagaggaaaaagagaaactattaaatttaaaataattatataaaagaagatAATTCATAAATAACATTATCGATAcgaaaaataactataaaaattccaaaatctatttaaaatccataataataatgatcaaacacaaataacacataaaatatactttcaaaatgaaaaagaaaaaagaaaaaaaaaaggattgtgaTGTGTTTTGTTATAATTCGAGCCTATTTAGGATTGCGATAGTAATTGCggtttaaaagtatttttcgtttaaaatgcatcaaaataattttttttattttaaaaaaattatttttgatattaacaaatcaaaacgatataaaaaaaattaaacaaaaaaatttaaaaaattttaaaaatattatttgtaccGCGTTTCCATACACGCTCTTGAAGGGTGGAGAGTTGGAAGAGACGTCTCTACAGGATGCGAGGGACTTGAATTGAAAAATTGTCACAAGCAGGTCCTGTTGGTATTCagtttgtaaaattaaattaccaaCAAATTATCAACTACATTAATACTACTAACATTATACTAGAAAGAGATTGGAAAGATAATGTTGCGTGGTGGTGTctactgttttttcttttgtataagattatataaaataaataaataaataaataatttcaaaaagtgattaaaaattatttgcatTTCATTGTTGTGTAACGATAACATTAAGCAGGTGGATATAAGAGGACTCCTGGGGATAGTGATAATAACGTCGGTGGTGGTGATGGAGACATCGGAGATGGTGACCGTGGCGGCAGTGGAGATGGAAATGGTGATAGTAAGGTGTTTACAAAATACTAGATATTTGTTACACATTTTAATAcgaattaagtttttatttccataaaaatattaaatataaaggtttctttgaaatgtttttttacatcaaaaactaaatgtaaattgaaaagtttatgtatatatttaatttaataaactaaaaattataaatgttaataaataaattaaaaatcattaataataactaaatatgTTCTTGGAAAAGTTAAGAGGCGGagatagatcaagatatttgattttaCAATATGGATCATTTACTTAATTGTATTCAACAActctgtttattaaaattatttttttatttaattaaatgatagtaaaaataaacacatgcataaaattgattaaataaaatcaaatgaaaaaaatatgtcacAAGGTTGCACTTAttataaatactataaaaaatattttttttttataaatagagttcaattatataaacattaaaaaacattatagataaattaaaataatatattcaaaaattGAATACAtacaagataattttaaaaaaactatttaaaacatgataaaaaaataacaaagagaaagagtattaatttaaatatacattaaaaaatattttaaaaaacataaaaaagcatgattttttttttaaaaaaacaaaattacataaaaagatATCAGACCCATGCAtagatccaatttttttttaaaaaaggtgcaATTTgaggtttgattttttaacttaaaaacttgtttttaaccAAATGTTTTATCCAAAAGTTTgtcttttgataaaaaataattacatataaCATATTGTCTAATTATTTCTAAATTTCAACCATTATGGTGTCTAGAAAACGAGGTTTGATTTTTCAAcctaaaaacttgtttttaaccaattttttttatccaaaacacttaaaaaagaGACTAAATGTCTTGACAGCTCTATAAATGaccttaaaaaactaaaaataaaaaacacaaaaaaccataaaaaaatacttctcaagcttaaatatggtttttttagagAATTTCAAGGTGAAAAAAACCTAAGTAGAACTCCTCTTATAAAATGAAACACATTGACACCAAAATCAACTTTGTTAGTGGATAGAATTGGTGTTGATATTGATTTTCTCTCCCTGCTGCAAGAATCTAgcgatctctctctctctctctcatctctcaaatcaggaattaaaaaaattaaaaaataaaatttttatatcaaaattgaattgcaAAAAATATGAAGAGATCGAATAGGTATAATTTGTAAAGTTCAAGAACTAAAGTAAACTTTTTGTGATAACTTTGACCTCATCACTcattttcaatgcttttttttcactttggtccttccTTCTTTTGATCTTGTCTTTAGCCAacaaatttgattcaattatcTTTTAATCTGGCTCCAAAAATACaatagcacaaaaaaaaaaactaaaaaaaataaaatataaacggTTAATCCACAATAAATGTGAGGTGATAAGCAATGTCAATGTAGAGTAAAACAACCACaccttttagtgtttttttaatatataaatagtgTATATGCCCGCACTACATTGTGGAGaaccaacatttttttaaacaagaaaaCATGTCAAGGtttcacaaatttttttgtcatttttattaaacatgaaaatatgaaaagaaaaggttttgaggattaaaaaaaaatttgtttctcTTTATTATTGAAGcaagttaacaaaaaatatcaaaattaaatgttcatattttatatgattaaaaactaaaaaaatcataaatgtgataaaattatattctaaatctatttaaaagatttaagaataaaaaaaatttgaattgaattttcaaaaacgatttattattagtattatccTTTTCATATAAGTTACATAATAATTGAtagaataattattaaaattcaaataaaaatctactTGTATTTAAGAAccatgtcaaaattaaaaagcaaataaatctggtaattttttttgaagtacaagaaaaaacaaaaaaaaaataaaagagaaaggcAGAAAAGGATCAAGCCTAGTGTCTGTCCTTTAATAATAAGCCAAGGCCAACACGCTTgaccttgtttttttaattagggaGCGACTGTCAGTCTCTTAATTTtctgggaaaaaaaacacataaaacaatttatttgtttgaaaaataattttaccagTGTAGTTCAAACTTGTAAGCTCATGGtgccgatatatatatatatatataatttaattaagccgttatttatatgataataGCCATATAATAAtgatatgtatttaattttgataacaaaaaactGTAATAAAAGCTTGTACTAAAAACAACcactttgatttttataaatatttaaatcatgCATAAAAGCTCGTCATTAAATTAGTAgataaaacaagataattaagaaaaatattaaaattaagataatttaattcACCAATCCATATTGCACTCATGCAAAGCGAGACACTATTCACTCCACTCCActtcaacatcaacatcaacatcaacatcaacatcaacatcaacatcaacatcgtTCCAAATCCATCTGTgagaaaaaatccattttaagaAAAGACAAGAGGAAGCATGAAGAAtacccaaaattatttttttaaaattattttttcaagtaaatctGAGTTTAAGAAAAAGATTCGACGAAAACAAACACATTATTCCCTAATGAAAATACAGTATATATATGTAATGATGGTAGATTTAGGATGTACTGCTACATAACACCatcaaacaaaaagagaaaaagaccAGCACTAGGCTACTAGCTAGTGTATACTAAACCTCAGGCGGGAGGCCTGCTACGAAAGTCAGAGAGGACATAATCTCAGAACATCAGACACCATTACTGTTACTTGTGCTGCTGTTGCTCTAAATGCTCCCTGTAACACCATCACCACTAGCATTGTTGCCTGcgttgattgttattttttctgaGGAGCCCTTACAGAGCTGAACAGGGTACTTGATGGCATTGATCTCCAGCTTTCTCATGGCAGCTTTACCAAGATCAACACCGCATACATCAGAGAGCCTTACAAGATACAACAACACATCTGATAGCTCCTCTCCAAGGTGCTCTTTCTCTTCACCTTTCCAATCAGGGAGCCCTCTTGGAACCTCTCCTTTCCACTGAAATATCTCAGACAATTCACCTACTTCTCCCACCTGAAACACgaacaaaacaacaacaaaatacaATCACACCGAAATACTGAAACGAGATATGAGCCTGACAGAGAAACCTCCACCATTATTATCATTGCGCCTTCACATAAGAACTGTAGTTATAATCAAACAATGTGGGGTCTTGTTATGAAACATAATGTGGCCCAGAAATGGTGCTTGTGATTGCCTTACTTGTGTAATGGAAAAAACATGCGGTTTCAAACAGTGGAAGCTGATGAAGTTCTAGCTTTTCGACGCCCAACttcatcaatttttcaaaattcacaTACAAGAAACCACTCAAGCAGCAAAACAGAAACATGGGCAAGTAAGAAAGCAGATAAAAAAGCTATTTAGCTTGACTTGGATCCGAGAAACCATTCAGAGAGCATAACTAGAAAATAGACAAGGAAGGGAGTGCAACGTACTACCCAGCTGAAAAAAGTCCAGCACCATCaatgaataaaagaaagaaattaagcaGTTGGGTTTTAAACTTtctggaaaaaaatcaaaaaacaaatggtCTAATGCAAGAAGAAACATGAAGAAAGGGCCAGTAAACCTTttatcctccttttctttcttcaacaAACGATCAGATTCAGTGATTGTGTGTATTTTCCAgtcaattatttaatattttaaaggaGCTAAATCATAAGACTTGACCAAAAAAGAGAATTGAAAGCCAAAGGTCAATAGTAATATACAACatgaaaatgcataaaattaAGCAGCTTTTACACATACTGAGGCCTGACACACATAATTTTTTGTAGAAAGAAATGGGGTTTGTCACTTTGTTTCAAGCTCTGATGGGACTACAGAAAAATCCtgacacaaaataaaacaaagcataGATATTTGAGAAGGGTTTATCAATATGGTATACTTTTTCTAGATTGTAGTTAGGGTTGGGAAGAGGAGCAACATACCAGGGCCAAAAGGAGATTTCTAGGACTATGAAACTGGTCCCAGTCTCTTTCCTTTGCAAAGTCAGCCATTTTCTTCTTGAGGTCTTCTAGGGAAACCCTCGCTTCCACTCCTGCCATctttcttccttccttcctctGCAACACCAAGAGAAACTAAGTCGCcctaaattaataataactagCAGGCAACCAAAAATTATGTAGTGAGCTGGGCTACCTGCTATGGCCCGATCAATGGACTCCATATCCGATGTGGTCTGACTGACACGTGTCGGGGTAATGATTTCCACGGAGAAAGCTAAAGATTTTGAGGGACCACCCGTTATGTTAGAGAAATATATTATTAGCACGgagaaattatgttttaaactgtttttttaatatattaaaataatatatatttttattttttagaatctaTTATcatatatctaaaaatatataaaaaataaattttaaacaaacattattttataacaatttattaaaaaaatttgtgaataaaaaaatccttaaacttataataaaaaatcttattttataaattgtacttttaaaaatatacttaatGATTTGTTATTAGCATTGTATTTATTAAACTTCATCcaacttaataaattaattcgatgatatattaattcaggttatatttttttattagattaaaaattaatttaaaaaaattttatatattaatttataacttgAGCAAATTTAAATGAGATATAATCGAGTAAtctccaatattttttaattttataaaatgactacattagagttttgtttttaatttatttttgtcccatgatactttttttatttttaaattatttttgaaactacatcattttaaaaaaagtttgggttgaattattgatttaaaGGTTGACTTATGATATAAGATTTGGTGAGATTCCACTTTGGGTAAAATTTAGTAATTATACCTAGTATAGTTGTTAAACCTTGCATAATAGGTTAACCCGAAAAACCTATGATTCAGAGCTTGATTTGAGCTGAGTTTCaagttaaattagaaaaatattaatttagtaaaaattaatttaataattatataaataacaaccaaaatatttatttgtagtACCATATTATAAAATGAGTTGTCTACAATATACATCTCGCATTcatagttatgttttttttttaataaaaagacaagGAAATGAACAAagagatgaaaaacaaaattatatatttgattgggACATTCCAAGAGAATGGAGATATGCGAAAGGAACGTTACAATATGGTTGTGGGGACACATATTAATCGTCTGTAATCACggcattataataaaaaaacaaggctctctttttcttcttttcattttttttgatatatatatatatatatatatatatatatatatatatatatcgcattcctagttattttttttattataaaaagacagggaaatgaaataaattatataattgacGGAGACATTCCAAGAAAATAGAGATACGCGTAAGGACATTACAGGATGGTTGTGGGGACACGTGTTGATCGTTTGTAACCACtgcattacaataaaaaaaataaagctctcgttttcttcctttaattttttttaaaatataaaatatagaacTGCAAGAtcatgctagctagctagctaggttcGTGATTAATAGTTCGATACGAGTACGTTGATATCATAGCTGTAAAATCTGACCGGAAAggtttatctattttttttaaatacataaaaaaaaagttattttgattaattatttttgctattttttttttcgagttGAACTAATTCAGACCTTAAATTGTCTGGATTCTAAATTAATCTGTCAGCCAATCtgattttaaaatacaactaatattaagatttttttttttgtttatgctgTGCTCAGgacattcttttaaaaatagttatagtttttttttaaattaattttcagtgtttttaaatcattttgatgtattaatatcaaaaataatttgaaaaataattatttatttttatgttttaaaaatatttttttaaaaaattaatcgatACGTTTCCAGACAAACaatctttaaaaatcaataaataggTTCTTAATATGACAActcattattttataacaagctaagatcttttttgtttttacgttttaaaaatattttttaaaaatttaaaatttatattttatttactttaaattaatattttttttgatgtttttaaattattttaatgtactaatattaaaaatattattttaaaatatttttaaataaaaaatactttaaaaaacaatcaaaattacACTACCGAATATGTCATCGCATGTGAACGGGGGTTATCTAAATTATGCGTTTACTTGTGTCAAGGTTTCGTAGAAGGAAAGTGAAAATCCACGGAAGAATCTGTGGAAATGACTTTCTTGTCAAGTATTGATGCCCATAAACTCCATTTGCTCCCTTCTTATACAAGACATTATTAACTTAAGTCATCATGAACACGAACACATGATAGCGTGGTCACGTGgccatctttttatttatgatttttttacgtatttattttcaaagagGATCATCAATTAATGATGGGTTCTCGTCTCCCAAATGATTTTTCtcccatcaattatttttattataacaatattatttttcttaatatattgtTTAGATTCGAATCATCTAACTTTATTAAACCAATCAAGTTATAAAGTAGCATGAtggagttaatatttttttttattttaatttcaaacttaatttaggttaagttttgaattttaaaatctttaaattaattcttctaGTCAAGTTGAATTTCACATGTGTATATTTTACTGCATGCCATCAAGTTTGgagaattcttaaaaataattcaacaaaaaaaatattttactattaatagAAATACAAAGTTATAAAAATGCTTATACAAGGGTGGAGGTATTTACAGGGCTGAGGAGGGATGTAgcctagataaaaaaaaaatcataaaaatccaAAGTTACTAAAGAAGTATACTTTCAAGAACAGAAACtaggaaataaaatatccaTTAAACTTAATGGTTTTAACAGACCAAAAAGCAAATGGAgtcttatcatattttttttcgaccactaaattatttttataattatttttaacaaaaatttcaattattttgcatagtaaacttaaaaaaaacatcttaatttttgatttttttcccatacttaaaaaaacaacaacttaaattaaacgttgaaagatgaaactgaaaaaaaaatatgaagttaaaaaaataaactcagaCGAATCTCCTAAACCTAGGTTGATATTCCAAATTCTCAACTCTTTAAATCCTAAATTCAGACTCAACCAAAAAGCCCAGATCAATGTTAAagtaagaaataatatatatatatatatatatatatatatatatatatatatatatatatatataaacctgcCAAGgtttaaaaacataacaataaaaaatggacGATAAAAtcgtaaaatataatttcaaataaaataaatagtaattaaaagaatgaaaatcaaatctaacaaattaaaaaattgaaaaggtatgaaattgaaaacaaattttaattttataaaataattcaaataaaaaaaatataaattatacctAGCTCTGCTTTAGAATCCAAGgacaattttaaatcatttaaagctGATGCTATTTCCAAGCTTGCTGAGAAATTTTATCCTAAAAATTTCAATGAACAAGATATGTATTATTTGAGATTTCAGCTAGAGCATTATCAGATTGATGTGATTCATCATAAGAGCTTTCAGAATATGTCtactaggggtgatcattttttgtttagt
Protein-coding sequences here:
- the LOC133690795 gene encoding uncharacterized protein LOC133690795; translation: MAGVEARVSLEDLKKKMADFAKERDWDQFHSPRNLLLALVGEVGELSEIFQWKGEVPRGLPDWKGEEKEHLGEELSDVLLYLVRLSDVCGVDLGKAAMRKLEINAIKYPVQLCKGSSEKITINAGNNASGDGVTGSI